The Oncorhynchus kisutch isolate 150728-3 linkage group LG10, Okis_V2, whole genome shotgun sequence region TGTACACGCTCCTGGCGTGTAtcgtatgtgtgtgcatgtgtcataTCATGTGTATGCACATCAATCTTATATTAtatgcatgcgtgtgtatgtataatttacatgtgtgtgtgtcaaattttgtgtgtgtgtgcaggtgtctgtgtgtgtgtgtgtgtgtctcatctaTGTGTGTGTTTAGGCATTGAGGGTGTAGTCCTGCTTGTAGCAGCAGGGTCTGCAGACAGCTGTCACCAGCCCATTGATGACCTGCAGGACACATATGATGAACTCCAGCCCACTGAGGCCCAGCAGGATGGACATCAGGGTCACGTTCCACTCTACAATGCTGACAGGCTGCAGGCACTTAGACCACGTGTCCTTCTCCATTAGGTACCTGTGGACAGACACAGAAATTAAAGTTGTGTATCTTACAGTCTGTATTGCAGTTTGATATTAATTAGAGTTAAGAAGTTGTGACTCACTCGACAGGATGTCATTTCATAACACACACAATAGGAAGTGGACACAACAGAAAATTAACTCcaaatcaaaaacagaacaacacagacacacacactcacagaggatTTGTTTCCAATGCATTTTGGCACCTAAAAGAAACCTACATAGCTAGAATATTTCCagaataattcacatttcctgtgtGAAGAGGGTAAAACTAACCTTCCTCCCTCATTGGCGAAGGGATAAGACCATCCCAGAGCAGTGAAGCACTGAGGTCCCTCCAAGATGGCCATGGCTGAGATGATGAAACAGTATCCCGAGCCGCCCAGACCCACTAGAGCTGCCATTACTGACCCACACATCTATATAATACACAAACTGTACAttagtatataaatatatatacacacacacacacatggttcaaGCCTACCTGTTAATCCCAGATCAACTGCATAACAATCCCCTTGGGAgtagtgtgtggttgtgtgaggAGAAATGTTGGCTTATCACTGTTACAAACCAGTTTATACACAGATAAGGTTCAGCTCCTCTCCCTGGCCCAGACGCTTTGTACTCCCTGATGGTGAAGCCTCCTTCACATATCCTTCACATAGTGTACCCCCTAATAGTGTTACAATGGCCCCTTTGTATAATTAGCTAGGCATAGCTTACCTTTAGTGAGCCTAATAGCATTAGCTTAGCATAGTCCCTCACAGTGTTAGAATAGTCCTTTGTACCATCTGTACTTTTATTAATAGGATCAAAGCCTTGTGTAACAAACCAAATAACATCCACGAACCTACTTTGACGgtttacaaaaaaacaacaaaaacctgaGCTGAAGAACGCATCAAGGCTGACCTGTCACCTTTGCTTTTTGCACAGTAATAGAATCACTGGCTGAAATCACAATAAGTAACCAAAGCATCAGTCCTCACCATGAAGCTTTCATTCCAACAGCAGCCtgtacacttccccaggctgATGAACACTCCAGCAGGCAAAAACATCTACAGAGACACACAATTCAGGAGACCTCAGGGTCTGTCACAGTATGATATTTCAGTGTATACCCTCTATATAAAACAATATCCTCAAGACGACTATGTGTTGATTTGAATTACATTGAGTGCATCTAAAGAGTCGGTCTTGCCCAGTATCTCACTGCGAAATGTGGACCACAATGTAAATAAGCCTACAGGCTTTATCGTGTTTTTATCTTCAATCATTGTTTGTGTATGCGATGTTGTCTCCGGCTGGAGCAGCCTGCAACATCTAATTATCTAATAAATTCAATCAATCAAGAGCTCTGTGGTTGTAGCACTGTACTGTACAACCATCCCTAATCACAAACATATGGTCTATAGAGCAGTTTTATAAAATGGTGGCTAATTCCTAGAATGGGTTTCTGGACAAATCCTCCAAATAAGAAAATACAACTCCTGGGGTAGCTTGTCGGAGGAAGAGCTGACAACCGTTTTCCTTTGTCTCCTGTAGTATCTCCACAGTAAGGAAAACAGCCATGAGGCAAGTCCCCATTGTCAGaaaggtaaacacacacatacaggataCAGATTAGCCACACACTCAAACTGCCCTCTTACAACAACAGCACAAGATAATTGTGTCAGATTACCACCTGATATTATCGGAAAGGAAATACAAGACCaaaataatatacagtggggcaaaaaagtatttagtcagccaccaattgtgcaagttctcccacttaaaaagatgagagaggcctgtcattttcatcataggtacacttcaactatgacagacaaaatgaggaaaaacaaatccagaaaatcacattgtaggattttttatgaatttatttgcaaattatggtggaaaataagtatttggtcacaagcacgatttctggctctcacagacctgaaacttcttctttaagaggctcctctgtcctccactcgttacctgtattaatggcacctgtttgaacttgatatcagtataaaagacacctatccacaacctcaaacagtcacactccaaactccactatggccaagaccaaagagctgagaggtaagcagcttggtttgaagaaatcaactgtgggagcaattattgggaaatggaagacatacaagaccactgataatctccctcaatctggagctccacgcaagatctcaccccgtggggtcaaaatgatcacaagaacattgagcaaaaatcccagaaccacacggggggacctagtgaatgacctgcagagagctgggaccaaagtaacaaagcctaccatcagtaacacactacgccgccagggactcaaatcctgcagtgccagacgtgtccccctgcttaagccagtacatgtccaggcccgtctgaagtttgctagagagcatatggatgatccagaagaagattgggagaatgtcttatggtcagatgaaaccaaaatagaacttcttggtaaaaactcaactcgtcgtgtttggaagacaaagaatgccgagttgcatccaaagaacaccatacctactgtgaagcatgggggtggaaagggaccaggacgactgatccgtgtaaaggaaagaatgaatggggccatgtatcgtgagattttgagtgataacctccttccatcagcaagggcattgaagatgaaacgtggctgggtctttcagcatgacaatgatcccaaacacaccgcccgggcaacgaaggagtggctttgtaagaagcatttcaaggtcctggagtggcctagccagtctccagatctcaaccccatagaaaatctttggagggagttgaaagtccgtgttgcccagcaacagccccaaaacatcactgctctagaggagatctgcatggaggaatgggccaaccttgtgaagacttacagaaaacgtttgacctctgtcattgccaacaaaggatatataacaaagtattgagttaaacttttgttattgaagcaaaaacttattttccaccataatttgcaaataaattcattaaaaatcctacaatgtgactttatggatttttttttctcattttgtctgtcatagttgaagtgtacctatgatgaaaattacaggcctctcatctttttaagtgagagaacttgcacaattggtggctgactaaatacttttttgtcccactgtatatacacaagaCTAACTGTTACAAAACCAACTGTTTTGACCGTGAAAATTctctttatatttatatttgaatCTACCATTAATTCCCTGAACAGCCTGTAAATCTGACCCATAAACCATCAACTCAATAATACTACTGTAGCCTGTGTAGTAACAATAGAGTAACACTCACCAACACACCTCCCCCTCCGATTCCCATCATGAACCAGATCAGCCTGGACAGTCGCTCCTGTTGGACATATTGGATCTCTCCTCCAGGGAAGAACAGCAGGATGTTGGCCATGATACAGCACACAGCCAGGGGCAGAAGGGCAAAGCCCAGGGACCGCGCAAAACCCATGGAGCACATCTGCCCTACCACCCAGGAtaaggaggaatggagagagagaagtagaggtgTGGAGCAccagagaggagtggagtggtatcaccagggagagaggaatggagagagagagagagatatgaaggtCTAGGGTCTGTTCACAGCTGTAATCAAGGAAGGAAACTGAATGGTTTCCCTAGTGTGTAGGGTTTTAGCTGAACTCTCCACCTCCTGCCAGTCACACTGAGGCTGATCACGCAACCAGTTCCGTTTTACGGCGAGGGGCTGAGTGGAGGGGTTACCACAGGAAGAGTGCGAGGTGAGTGTCTTGAGCCCTAACCAATCCCTCAGGGCATGCAAGTGATTCAGCCAGAAAAACGGTGACAAATCCCTCAGGaactgggaggggaggggtgatgagagagagagagagagagagagagagggaggggggggggagagagggggggggaccgAAAGAGAGGGGGCGAGTAagaaagacagacacatacacatagtGATAGAGAGTATGTGTGTCTATTTTCCACACCCACCCCAATCTGAGAGGCAGAGGTAGTTGGGCTGGGTAGCTGGGCCCCAGACTGCATTCAAAACCTGCTACTTCAGAGACAAAAGAGTCTCTCCATGTTTTGTGAAAAATCCGCACAAAAATGTTCTGGATTACGCTGCTCTCAACATCCACCCTTCCTTATGAGCCTACTCTCCTATGGCAGGGACAGCAAACAACCTGGCAACGTTAACCAACAAGTCAACTGACCATCACAaagaatgtacagtgcatttggaaagtattcagacccctttaccacattttgttacgttacagccttattctaaaatggctcaaataaaataaaaatcactggaattgtgatacagtgaattataagtgaaataatccgtctgtaaacaattgttggaaaaattacttgtgtcatgcacaaagtagatgtcctaactgacttgccaaaactatagtttgtttaacaagaaatttatggagtggttgaaaaacaagttttaatgactccaacctaagtgtatgtaaacttccgacttcaactgtacgtgagGATGCTactaattgactacagctcagcgttcaacaccatagtgccctcaaagctcaccactaagctaaggaccctggaactaaacacctccctccacaactggaccctggacttcctgacgggccgtccccaggtggtaagggtaggtaacaacatattggcaacgctgatcctcaacacagtggcccctcaggggtgcgtgctcagtcccctcctgtactccctgttcaccaatgactgcatggccaggcacgactccaacaccatcattaagtttgcagacaacacaacagtggaaggcctgatcacagacaacgacgagacagcctatagggagaaagTCAGAGACCTAGCCGgatggtgccagaacaacaacatatccctcaacgtgatcaagacaaaggggatgattgtggactacaggaaaaggacgaccgagcacgcccccattctcatcgacaggcctgtagtggagcaggttgagagcttcaagttcctttgagtccacatcaccaacaaactatcatggtccaaacacaccaagagagtcgtgaagagggctcgacaaagccttttccccctcaggagactgaaaagatttggcatgggtccccagatccgtaaaaagttctacagctgcaccatcgagagcatccagaAGGTTGtatcattgcctggtatggcaactgcttgacctccgaccgcaaggcagtaCAGAGattagtgcgtacggcccagtacaccactgggtccaagcttcctgccatccaggacccctataccaggcggtgtcagaggaaagccctaaacattgtcaaagactccagccaccctattcatagactgttctctctgctaccgcaagtcaagcggtaccggagcaccaagtctaggtccaaaaggcttcttaacagcttctacccctaagccatacaactcctgaacagctaattaaaAGGCTgcccagactacttgcattgtctccccccaccccctcttttacactgctgctaagttctgtttattatctatgcatggtcaatttaactctacctacacatatatatatatatacatattacatagtaccccctgtatatagcctcgctactgttatgttactgctgctctttaattgtgttttatttttagGTCTACACCTTgtgtaaaatttgatttgataataacCCAAACCCAATTTAAAGTTCACTGGGTCTTAAGAGTAACCATGTTATGTGTTTACTAGCTAGGGACTGTACAATAGGCCTTCTACACACATGTTGTAATGAGCGAGGCAGGAATGCGTTAGAATGGAAAGAACATGAAAAAGTGTTATGTAGTCTAGTGATCCTGGATTAACCCCAACCAGCCCTAATCTGACATAACAAATATTAGCTGGACTCGCTAACGAGCCACAAATGTAATTAGTGAAAACAGTGTTTGGTTTGCATGCTTTTCTCCCACAGGAATACAGTGTTTCATTCTTTAATTAGCTGACTAACATATTATAGGGGATTTGTACCAGGGAAAGTCTGTTGTAAGACGATAAAACAGAGGACAAAATCCAATCCACTGACTGAGGGCCACAGGCTTGAGATTttgggctgttgttgatgtggtgAAAACCAAATGATAATCAATTAAACTAGTCTTGTACTGTCTCTACACAATAATAACAtagtgtgtttgcgtgtgtgtgtttaataaacCACAGAGAGTTAAACAGAGGTAGCATTTCACACATAAACTTGGCATTTGTTCCTATTTTCTGTGGTTTGGGTAATATTGAGGTGTGTACCAATCTCTAAAAATAGACAGAGATAAAACACACAGGGTTGTTCCGCGCCCACCCTACTGTACTTCTGTATAGTCTGCCTGCTGAATGAGTTTGTTACTCTATCTTGTTATGATACTTTCCTCACAGAATTATTGGGTCACTGACATTTCTATTAAATCAATTCAGGAAAGGAAAAGAAATTCTAACTCAAGTATGAGAAAAAAATcattttgatttgaaatggaaATGGAATTGGCCCCCAACCCTGGGCTATAATAACAGCCCAAGCCTGAGCCTTCAGTAGCGAGTGCAAGGAGTATGGAGCCCCTTATGGTTTTGACTGTGGGGAATCGTACAATAATCCCAATCAAACAATCATACAATAATAGAAATACCTGTgatgttgtccttgttaatgcagacagagaagagctccaacttcttaatcatagcctcaactttgtcccgcacattgaatatagttgcagagagtccctgtaatcccaGATTCAGATCTttcaggcaagaaaaaacatcCCCAAGATAGGtcagtctccctgtcatggcttttgcgccatcagtaaagataccaacatgagcagcagctacgtttggctacatatggaCCACTAGTGGAACTcccacgagagagtaacggttcatgtgaatggatgttaattatttgacaaggctacctgtatttgacattgtggtgttattttgctgaacactatatggttaaatgtaaaaaaaactcacccaaatgtagtTTTggaaaaatgtaaaatataagtGGActatttgaaaatgtgaagaattattattatttattttttaatatacagagtgtctagtttgagtggcagcttcattaaatagtacccacaaaacaccagtctcaatgtcaacagtgaagaggcgactccgggacactggtcttctaggcagagttgcaaagataaagcaatatctcagactggccaataaaaataaaagattaagatgggcaaaagaacacggaAACTGGACAGAGGAaatgttttgtgggtactatttaatgaagctgccagttgaggacttgtgaggcatctgtttctcaggctagacactctaatgtacttgtcctcttgctcagttgtgcaccggggcctccaactcctctttttattctggttagcgccagtttgcgctgttctgtgaagggagtagtgtacagcgttgtaagagatcttcagtttcttttgaatatctcgcatggaatagccatcatttcccagaacaagaagagactgacgagtttcagaaaaaaggactttgtttctggacattttgcgcctgtaatcgaacccacaaatgctgatgctccagatactcaactagtataaaggccagttttattgcttctttaatcagaacaacagttttcagctgtgctaacataaatgcaaaagggttttctaatgatcaattagccttgtAAAAtactaaacttggattagctaacacaacatgccattggaacacaggagtgatggttgctgataatgggcctctgtaagcctatgtagacattctatttaaaaaaatctgctgtttccagctacaatagtaatttcaaatcaaatcaaattttatttgtcacatacacatggttagcagatgttaatgcgagtgtagagaaatgcttgtgcttctagttccgaccgtgcagtaatatctaacaagtaatctaacaatttcacaacaactaccttatacacacacaagtgtaaaggaatgaataagaatatgtacataaaaatatatatggatgagcgatggcagaatggcataggcaagatggtatagagtacagtatatacatatgagatgagtagtgtagggtatgtaaacattatataaagtggcatagtttaaagtgactagtgatacatttattacatccaatttttacttattaaagtggctagagtgaAATTGGGTGGTGTAgttgtcctggagagcaggtagtttgcccccggtgatgcgttgtgcagacctcactaccctctggagagccttacggttgtgggaagagcagttaccgtaccaggcggtgatacagcccgacaggatgctctcgattgtgcatctgtaaaagtttgtgagtgttttcggtgacaagccaaatatcttcagcctcctgaggttgaaaaggcgctaattgtgccttcttcaccacgctgtctgtgtgggtggaccatttaggccgtcttgtcgttgttggtaatcaagcctactactgtagtgtcgtctgcaaacttgatgattgagttggaggcgtgcatggccatgctgtcatgggtgaacagggagtacaggaaagggctgagaacgcacccattaacaatgtctgcactgtatttctgatcaatttgatgatattttaacggacaaaaaaattgctttcaaaaacaaggaaaccTCAATCAGAAGTTAGTcagaacggtagtgtatatgaactcagcaaaaaaacagaaatgtcctctcactgtcaactgcgtttattttcagcaaacttaacatgtgaaaatatttgtatgaacataagattcaacaactgagacataaactgaacaagttccacagacaaacagtcagtatctagtgtggccaccagctgcattaagtactgcagtgcatctcctcctcatggactgcaacagatttgcctgttcttgctgtaggatgttaccccactcctccaccaaggcacctgcaagttcccagatgtgctcaatgggattgagatccgggctctttgctggccatggcagaacactgacattcctgtcttgcaagaaatcacatacaga contains the following coding sequences:
- the LOC109897543 gene encoding transmembrane 4 L6 family member 1 isoform X2, which translates into the protein MCSMGFARSLGFALLPLAVCCIMANILLFFPGGEIQYVQQERLSRLIWFMMGIGGGGVLMCGSVMAALVGLGGSGYCFIISAMAILEGPQCFTALGWSYPFANEGGRYLMEKDTWSKCLQPVSIVEWNVTLMSILLGLSGLEFIICVLQVINGLVTAVCRPCCYKQDYTLNA
- the LOC109897543 gene encoding transmembrane 4 L6 family member 1 isoform X1 produces the protein MCSMGFARSLGFALLPLAVCCIMANILLFFPGGEIQYVQQERLSRLIWFMMGIGGGGVLMFLPAGVFISLGKCTGCCWNESFMMCGSVMAALVGLGGSGYCFIISAMAILEGPQCFTALGWSYPFANEGGRYLMEKDTWSKCLQPVSIVEWNVTLMSILLGLSGLEFIICVLQVINGLVTAVCRPCCYKQDYTLNA